A single Bos mutus isolate GX-2022 chromosome 25, NWIPB_WYAK_1.1, whole genome shotgun sequence DNA region contains:
- the INTS15 gene encoding integrator complex subunit 15 — MSDIRHSLLRRDALSAAKEVLYHLDIYFSSQLQSAPLPIVDKGPVELLEEFVFQVPKERGAQPKRLNSLQELQLLEIMCNYFQEQTKDSVRQIIFSSLFSPQGNKADDSRMSLLGKLVSMAVAVCRIPVLECAASWLQRTPVAYCVRLARALVDDYCCLVPGSVQTLRQILSASPRFCCQFITSVTALYDLSSDDLIPPLDLLEMIVNWILEDPRLILITFLNTPIAANLPIGFLELTPLTGLIRWCVKAPLAHKRKKKTPLANGHVAAKVPKDSGGAERAAHLLYSKLHLSVLQVLLMLQAHLTEKNLYGRLGLVLFDHMVPLVEEVNRLADELNPLNASQEIELALDRLAQALQVAMASGALLCTRDDLRTLCSRLPHNNLLQLVISGPVQQSPHTALPPGFYPHIHTPPLGYGAVPAHPAAHPALPTHPGHTFISGMTFPFRPIH, encoded by the exons ATGAGCGACATCCGCCACTCGCTGCTGCGCCGCGACGCGCTGAGCGCCGCCAAGGAGGTGCTGTACCACCTGGACATCTATTTCAGCAGCCAGCTGCAGAGCGCGCCGCTGCCCATCGTGGACAAGGGCCCCGTGGAGCTGCTCGAGGAGTTCGTGTTCCAGGTGCCCAAGGAGCGCGGCGCGCAGCCCAAG AGATTAAATTCACTGCAGGAGCTCCAACTTCTTGAAATCATGTGCAATTATTTCCAGGAGCAAACCAAGGACTCTGTCCGGCAGATTATTTTTTCATCCCTTTTCAGTCCCCAAGGGAACAAAGCGGATGACAGCCGGATGAGCTTGTTGGGAAAACTTGTCTCTATGGCAGTGGCTGTGTGTCGAATCCCAGTGTTGGAGTGTGCAGCGTCCTGGCTCCAG CGGACGCCCGTGGCCTACTGTGTGCGGCTGGCCCGGGCCCTCGTGGACGACTACTGCTGCCTGGTGCCAGGCTCCGTCCAGACGCTGAGGCAGATACTCAGCGCCAGCCCTCGCTTCTGCTGCCAGTTCATCACCTCTGTCACCGCACTGTATGACCTGTCATCAG ACGATCTCATCCCCCCGTTGGACCTGCTTGAGATGATCGTCAACTGGATCTTGGAGGACCCCAGGTTGATCCTCATCACCTTCCTGAATACTCCAATTGCCGCCAACCTCCCGATAGGATTTTTAGAGCTCACGCCGCTCACCGGATTGATCCGCTGGTGTGTGAAGGCCCCCCTGGCTcacaaaaggaagaagaagaccCCCTTAGCCAATGGCCACGTCGCCGCCAAAGTCCCGAAGGACTCGGGCGGGGCGGAGCGGGCCGCTCACCTGCTGTACTCCAAGCTGCACCTCAGCGTGCTGCAGGTGCTCCTGATGCTGCAGGCGCACCTGACCGAGAAGAACCTGTACGGCCGCCTGGGGCTCGTCCTCTTTGACCACATGGTCCCGCTGGTGGAGGAGGTGAACAGGTTGGCCGATGAACTGAACCCCCTCAACGCCTCCCAGGAGATCGAGCTCGCCCTGGACCGGCTTGCACAGGCTCTGCAGGTGGCCATGGCCTCCGGGGCCCTGCTGTGCACGAGAG ACGACCTGAGAACCCTGTGCTCCAGGCTGCCTCATAATAA CCTGCTCCAGCTGGTGATCTCGGGACCCGTGCAGCAATCGCCCCACACGGCACTCCCCCCTGGGTTCTACCCCCACATCCACACGCCCCCACTGGGCTACGGGGCCGTGCCAGCCCACCCGGctgcccaccctgccctgcccacgCACCCCGGGCACACCTTCATCTCAGGCATGACCTTCCCGTTCAGGCCCATCCACTAG
- the ZDHHC4 gene encoding palmitoyltransferase ZDHHC4 isoform X2: MDFLVLFLLYLALVLLGFVMICIGSKTHYLQGLISRGAQVFSYIIPECLQRAMLSVLHYLFHTRNYTFVVLHLILQGMVYTEYTWEIFGLCQQLEFSLYYLFLPYLLLIVNLLFFTLSCVTNPGTITKANELLFLQVYEFDEVMFPKNVRCPACDLRKPARSKHCGVCNRCVHRFDHHCVWVNNCIGAWNTRYFLSYLFTLTASAATMAVVSTVFLVRLVVMSDVYLQTYVDDLGHLQVVDTVFLVQYLFLTFPRIVFLVGFVVVLSFLLGGYLCFCLYLAATNQTTNEWYKGDRAWCQHCPHVARPPAAEPQAYRNIHSHGLWSNLREIFLPATACYERKEK; encoded by the exons ATGGACTTTCTGGTTCTCTTCTTGCTCTACCTGGCTTTGGTGCTGCTTGGTTTTGTGATGATCTGCATAGGCTCGAAAACCCATTACTTGCAAGGCCTGATCAGCAGAGGAGCACAG gtattttcatatataattCCAGAATGTCTTCAGAGAGCCATGCTAAGCGTGCTTCATTACCTCTTCCATACAAG AAACTACACCTTTGTTGTCCTGCATCTCATCCTGCAAGGGATGGTTTATACCGAGTACACCTGGGAAATTTTCGGCCTCTGTCAACAGCTGGAGTTCTCTTTGTATTACCTTTTTCTGCCTTATCTGCTGCTGATTGTAAACCTGCTTTTTTTCACCCTAAGTTGTGTAACCAACCCTG GCACCATAACAAAAGCAAATGAGTTACTGTTCCTTCAAGTTTATGAATTCGATGAAGTGATGTTCCCAAAGAACGTGAGGTGCCCTGCTTGTGATTTAAGGAAACCGGCGAGGTCCAAGCACTGCG GTGTGTGTAACCGGTGTGTGCACCGGTTTGACCATCACTGTGTGTGGGTGAACAACTGCATCGGGGCCTGGAACACCCGGTACTTCCTCTCCTACCTCTTCACGCTGACGGCCTCGGCTGCCACCATGGCCGTGGTGAGCACCGTGTTCCTGGTCCGGCTGGTGGTGATGTCAGACGTGTACCTGCAGACCTACGTCGATGACCTCGGCCACTTGCAGGTTGTCGACACTGTCTTTCTTGTTCAG TACCTGTTCCTGACCTTCCCAAGGATCGTCTTCCTGGTGGGCTTTGTCGTGGTGCTGAGCTTCCTCCTGGGGGGCTATCTGTGCTTCTGTCTGTACCTGGCCGCCACCAACCAGACCACTAACGAGTGGTACAAAGGCGACCGAGCCTGGTGCCAGCACTGTCCCCACGTGGCCAGGCCCCCAGCAGCGGAGCCCCAGGCCTACCGGAACATCCACTCGCATGGGCTTTGGAGCAACCTTCGGGAGATCTTTCTACCTGCTACTGCATGTTAcgagagaaaggagaaatag
- the ZDHHC4 gene encoding palmitoyltransferase ZDHHC4 isoform X1 — MFGGGTPELSAESYPDKRNIPRMDFLVLFLLYLALVLLGFVMICIGSKTHYLQGLISRGAQVFSYIIPECLQRAMLSVLHYLFHTRNYTFVVLHLILQGMVYTEYTWEIFGLCQQLEFSLYYLFLPYLLLIVNLLFFTLSCVTNPGTITKANELLFLQVYEFDEVMFPKNVRCPACDLRKPARSKHCGVCNRCVHRFDHHCVWVNNCIGAWNTRYFLSYLFTLTASAATMAVVSTVFLVRLVVMSDVYLQTYVDDLGHLQVVDTVFLVQYLFLTFPRIVFLVGFVVVLSFLLGGYLCFCLYLAATNQTTNEWYKGDRAWCQHCPHVARPPAAEPQAYRNIHSHGLWSNLREIFLPATACYERKEK; from the exons ATGTTCGGAGGAGGAACGCCAGAGCTGTCGGCTGAAAGCTATCCAGATAAAAGAAATAT ACCCAGGATGGACTTTCTGGTTCTCTTCTTGCTCTACCTGGCTTTGGTGCTGCTTGGTTTTGTGATGATCTGCATAGGCTCGAAAACCCATTACTTGCAAGGCCTGATCAGCAGAGGAGCACAG gtattttcatatataattCCAGAATGTCTTCAGAGAGCCATGCTAAGCGTGCTTCATTACCTCTTCCATACAAG AAACTACACCTTTGTTGTCCTGCATCTCATCCTGCAAGGGATGGTTTATACCGAGTACACCTGGGAAATTTTCGGCCTCTGTCAACAGCTGGAGTTCTCTTTGTATTACCTTTTTCTGCCTTATCTGCTGCTGATTGTAAACCTGCTTTTTTTCACCCTAAGTTGTGTAACCAACCCTG GCACCATAACAAAAGCAAATGAGTTACTGTTCCTTCAAGTTTATGAATTCGATGAAGTGATGTTCCCAAAGAACGTGAGGTGCCCTGCTTGTGATTTAAGGAAACCGGCGAGGTCCAAGCACTGCG GTGTGTGTAACCGGTGTGTGCACCGGTTTGACCATCACTGTGTGTGGGTGAACAACTGCATCGGGGCCTGGAACACCCGGTACTTCCTCTCCTACCTCTTCACGCTGACGGCCTCGGCTGCCACCATGGCCGTGGTGAGCACCGTGTTCCTGGTCCGGCTGGTGGTGATGTCAGACGTGTACCTGCAGACCTACGTCGATGACCTCGGCCACTTGCAGGTTGTCGACACTGTCTTTCTTGTTCAG TACCTGTTCCTGACCTTCCCAAGGATCGTCTTCCTGGTGGGCTTTGTCGTGGTGCTGAGCTTCCTCCTGGGGGGCTATCTGTGCTTCTGTCTGTACCTGGCCGCCACCAACCAGACCACTAACGAGTGGTACAAAGGCGACCGAGCCTGGTGCCAGCACTGTCCCCACGTGGCCAGGCCCCCAGCAGCGGAGCCCCAGGCCTACCGGAACATCCACTCGCATGGGCTTTGGAGCAACCTTCGGGAGATCTTTCTACCTGCTACTGCATGTTAcgagagaaaggagaaatag